From Brassica oleracea var. oleracea cultivar TO1000 chromosome C3, BOL, whole genome shotgun sequence, a single genomic window includes:
- the LOC106328823 gene encoding cell number regulator 8, producing the protein MAGEDNNREARRGDDREESSPLLQGNDTKIYSKEDAKKAPIVPPPAAEEHGWTADGLPVTDGSVIGEPIGRNQWNSGLFSCFGRNDEFCSSDLEVCLLGSVAPCVLYGTNAERLGSAPGTFSNHCLTYSGLYFIGNSLFGWNCLAPWFSYSSRSAIRRKFNLEGSFEAMNRSCGCCGSCIEDEMQREHMETTCDFVTHVLCHTCALCQEGRELRRKVLHPGFNAQSTVVVLPPSEQTMGRK; encoded by the exons ATGGCGGGAGAAGACAACAACCGCGAAGCTCGACGAGGCGACGACCGTGAGGAATCGAGTCCTCTCTTGCAAGGCAACGACACCAAGATCTACTCGAAAGAGGACGCGAAGAAGGCGCCGATTGTGCCTCCTCCCGCGGCGGAGGAACACGGCTGGACGGCGGATGGATTGCCGGTGACCGATGGGAGCGTGATCGGCGAGCCGATCGGGAGAAATCAGTGGAACTCCGGTCTGTTCTCCTGTTTCGGACGAAACGATGAATTCTGCAGCAGCGATCTCGAAGTTT GTCTTCTTGGAAGTGTGGCTCCATGTGTGCTGTATGGAACTAATGCAGAGAGGCTTGGGTCTGCCCCAGGAACCTTTTCGAACCACTGCTTGACGTATTCAGGGTTGTACTTTATTGGGAACTCTTTGTTTGGGTGGAACTGCCTTGCTCCATGGTTCTCTTATTCCAGCCGTTCTGCCATTCGCCGCAAGTTTAACCTTGAG GGAAGCTTTGAGGCAATGAACAGGTCGTGTGGCTGCTGCGGAAGCTGCATTGAGGACGAGATGCAAAGGGAGCATATGGAGACGACTTGTGACTTTGTGACACACGTCCTTTGCCATACATGTGCCCTTTGCCAAGAAGGCCGTGAGCTCCGCAGGAAGGTTCTTCACCCCGGTTTCAACGCTCAGTCTACCGTGGTGGTGCTCCCACCAAGTGAACAAACCATGGGCCGTAAGTGA
- the LOC106329012 gene encoding peroxidase 21 has product MANAKMPFCLLAFFCLLLQLFSIFHIGNAELEMNYYRESCPRAEEIIRQQVETLYYKHGNTAVSWLRNLFHDCVVKSCDASLLLETARGVESEQKSTRSFGMRNFKYVKVIKDALEKECPSTVSCADIVALSARDGIVMLKGPKIDMIKTGRRDSRGSYLSDVETLVPNHNDSLSSVLSNFNSMGIDVEATVALLGAHSVGRVHCVNLVHRLYPTIDPTLDPDYALYLKNRCPSPNPDPNAVLYSRNDRETPMVVDNMYYKNIMAHKGLLVIDDELASDPRTAPFVAKMAADNDYFHEQFSRGVRLLSETNPLTGDQGEIRKDCRYVNSK; this is encoded by the exons GGAATGCGGAACTGGAGATGAATTATTACAGAGAGAGTTGTCCTAGAGCGGAAGAGATAATCAGACAACAAGTGGAGACGCTTTACTACAAACACGGTAACACAGCCGTATCTTGGCTCCGTAATCTTTTCCATGACTGCGTCGTCAAG TCGTGTGATGCGTCACTGCTACTAGAGACAGCGAGAGGTGTGGAGTCTGAGCAAAAGTCAACTAGGAGTTTTGGTATGAGAAACTTTAAGTACGTTAAGGTTATCAAAGACGCACTTGAGAAAGAATGTCCTTCCACAGTCTCTTGCGCTGATATTGTTGCTCTCTCTGCTAGAGATGGTATTGTCATG TTGAAAGGGCCAAAGATAGATATGATCAAGACAGGAAGGAGAGACAGTAGAGGAAGCTACTTGAGTGATGTTGAGACTCTAGTTCCTAACCACAATGACTCCCTCTCCTCCGTTCTCTCAAACTTTAACTCCATGGGCATCGATGTTGAAGCCACCGTTGCTCTATTAG GTGCTCACTCCGTTGGTAGGGTCCATTGCGTTAATCTAGTGCACCGGCTATACCCAACGATTGACCCGACTCTAGACCCAGATTACGCCCTTTACTTGAAAAATCGTTGCCCAAGTCCAAACCCGGACCCGAACGCAGTCTTATATTCCCGTAATGACCGTGAGACTCCCATGGTTGTGGACAATATGTATTACAAGAACATCATGGCTCATAAAGGGCTCCTGGTCATCGATGATGAGCTAGCCAGCGACCCGAGGACGGCACCTTTTGTGGCCAAGATGGCTGCGGACAATGATTACTTCCATGAACAATTCTCACGCGGTGTCAGGCTCTTGTCCGAGACCAACCCTCTCACCGGTGACCAAGGGGAGATAAGGAAGGATTGTCGTTATGTGAACTCTAAATGA